Genomic segment of Labrus mixtus chromosome 1, fLabMix1.1, whole genome shotgun sequence:
CAAACAGCACTCAACCTAAATGtcacaaaagctgtttttaggAAACGACACATTGTATAACAGATGGAAATCTTCAACAAACTATTCTGGCTCTAAATTTCCCACCATACGTTAACTGAAGAAGAGCGGTAAGatcagaggggagggaggggcagGATACTGAAGTGCAAACAATGGTCAGCCACAGTGAATCACAGAGTCACTCATACAGTAAGACCTAGGATAAGCAGAGCAGATTAAATAAACAGACAACTCGGAGCGCTTTAAGAGCTGCAGATGGACCGTGCCTGGTTAATGGAGAGCCTGGTTAACTCTGCATTGCTCAGATCATCATGGGGTATTTGGTGGGGTCTGAATGAATGAGGACGGGGTCATTTTGAATATATGAAAGAGCCCGCTATATTGCATGAACTAAAATGAAAATTGAGATGAAATGTCAAAATTTGAATGATCTGCTGTTGTCTCCATTGCAGCTCTGATGATCCTCAGACAACCAAACAGAAAGGAGGAACTCTTTTGATTCAGCACCCACAGAAGTGTGAGGGGAAGGAGCTGAAGATCCTTGTCCAGCCTGAGACTCAACACCGAGCCCGCTATCTGACAGAAGGCAGCCGAGGATCTGTGAAGGACCGCACACAGCAGAGCTTCCCAACCGTGAAGGTACCTTTTACACCCCGACACAACCTATGCTACATTGTTTTCTTACTGAAGGTTATATCAGTGATTAGGTTATTGCCAGAGGCTTTGAAGGGTTCAAGGTGAAACAGTGAAGATTAAtgtgtgaggaagaggaagtgtttttaatgcagaGTCCAAAACTGTGACAAATTAAGTCAATTGTAATGACCACCAATTTCCTTTGTACACTAAATATGTTAACATCTCCTCTATTTGATGGTCTTCATGACTTAAAAAGGTTTGACCTAAGTCAGCAGCCCCTCTTCATCATCGGCATTGAAGAACTTCTTCATtctctgaggtttccctcaCTTCAAATGTTGTTGAAATTCAGCTACAATCTCTCTGAAACATTCAACACTttaaaccagtggttcccaaactttttctgtGGTTTTCAAAGGCCCCACGCCCACCCCGTACAATACACATAAACATATATCGATTACTGCTGCAGACCATACATGAACTCAGCACAAATCAGTGTTGTAATCAAGTCACCAAACCTGTAGTCCGAGTCCAGTCTTCAGTCCCCAGTGCTCAAGTCCGAGCAAGATGGGCTCCAGCTCTCCACTTTAGCacattaatgtgtttatttaagttAAATGCGTCTTAGTTAAGCTTTAACTCTCTATTAtctaattctctagattgcacAAGTAGGAGGAATGGAAATGTGCTGATAAACAAGCTTAGACTAAATTGAGGAAGGCGCTGCAAATAGACAGGGCACATTAAGTTCAATGTGAAAGTTTGCCAAAATGCACTTTAACAGCATATTGAGGGGAATCTACTTGATAGGTATGGAAATACTCGTGGTTGCACGTGATGGGACATTGCAGCACCATCATTTATCTAAGCACCATCATTTATCTAAGCACCATCATTTATCTAAGCACCATCATTTATCTAAGCTTAGAAATTACAAGTTCATTGATTTCTTGGCATGGTCTGAACTTAAGTCTTGAGCCgaatgttctttctttcttgaacAAAAAGGGACTGTTGCATTGCCTTCATCAACCATGTCTTTGATAATGAATATATTGCTTGTCCTGTTTTTACTCACACAGCTGGAGGGAGTGAATGAGCCGGTGGTTTTGCAGGTGTTTGTTGGAAACGATGCTGGCCGTGTGAAACCTCATGGATTTTACCAGGCCTGCAGGGTCACTGGCAGAAACACTACGGCCTGCAAAGAGGTGGATATTGATGGCACAACTGTCATCGAGGTGTCACTTGATCCAAGCACTATGATGACACTGGCGTACGTTCTTTTCTTGTGatcacatttaattaatttgttaAAAGTTATCTTTTTATACATGTATATAGACCATAAAAGGCTCCCATTCATTAATATGCTAAGAGATCATTCAAACCAGTCGTTAACAAGATGATTGCATAAAGAATACCCGTGCGAGGTGTAAGGTAGATTGATCCCCTTGGGGTATTCAGTTGTGGTAATGAGACACTGAGGTATTTAGTGTTGTGTAGAGCTGCTAGTTTAGCAAACACTGTAAAGTTTGTTGTTTAAACTGCAAGTTTTCCAAGCTATCACCGTCTCTCCATGCAGGGTGGACTGTGTTGGGATCTTGAAGCTACGTAACGCCGACGTCGAGGCTCGCATCGGTGTAGCCGGGTCAAAGAAGAAGAGCACACGCGCTCGGCTGGTATTTCGGGTCAACATCCCCCGTCCAGATGGTTCAGTGCTCACACTTCAGACTCCCTCATCTCCAATCCTGTGCAGTAAGTCAATGACCCGGAGTTTGTCTCTGTGGAAACACTATGTTATGAGTTGGTATCTTGGTCCAACCTAAAAGAAGAAGTTTTAGATTGTAGATACttgcaaataaaaagatgttGCATAAGCTCTTgtgtaaaagtaaaacagaCAGTTGACCTGTAACCTACTTAGTCAACAGTTTCCCATCATCAACAAAGCTATTTTCTCCTTTATAACACAAGAGGTCCTGATTGTAAGTTTAATATAGCTTGAGGTACAAACACTGCTGTCTTTTGATGTCTGCATTTGGGGACAATGAGTAAATATTCCTTCAGGTTCGAGTGTTATTTAACAATGCATACAGTATTAGGGTGTGGTTGGTTGCATGAACAGGAAAGACGCTTAGGGCATTAAGAAAGTTTCTGAGTAAGTAGATTTGGGAGAAATGCTTTGAGAGAGAGacgttagagagagagaaggaaaggaaaaacaatCGAGGTGTGTGAACTTCTATTGTTTACACAGAGCCAGCAAGCAATCCAGTAAATATATTTTCCCTACAAAAAAAACGTAATCCCTAGTGgcattgcgtgtgtgtgtgtgtttgtgtgtagactAGTGAATAAGCTTTGTGAAATGTGTGAGAGGCAAAGGGGAGTGGTTTGAGCTTCAGGTTGTTAAGGGTTCTTTGTGAGGGCCAGAGAAACAGCCAGTGTTTGAGTAGGATGACCACATCACATCTCTGTTTAGGGAATCTGCAACTcttgaaaagtttttaaagcatcaaaagtgaaacattactctcaaatattttagttttagAATGCATAGTATCAGATTGCAGGCTGCAGTTGGTTGTTTTATCCTTTCTGTGCCACCATTAGACCCGTAGCAAGCCCTGTCATCGACTCAAATTTGATCAGTTTCTAAGCTCATTGTGTCATGTCAAGATTCacttttttgactggtgaatacagttgtttattttcttccatttttacAGATAATAGTTTCAATAATGAAATGCATGATGACAGTCGGAGTTGTTACTTGTTATGCAATATAGTACTCCATTAATGGtatttaatattaaatcatttgcttttaaaaatgtatcttcaatGAAACTtgttgaacttaaaaaaaagccttgcaGCATTACTGATGGCATCCAATAAAGCCATTGTGTCATGTTGACACTATGGTGGACCACCCCAAAACAATAATAAGATAAATGTCGTCATATAAACACatctgttgttgcttttttaatCCTTGGGCATGTATTATTTTGAATCTGTGAATATATCCATGTTGCTTGTAAATAGTGGTGAACAGTGTCTTATTACAACAGGTATCATAATGTCTGGATTAATAACTGCTTAAATTCTCTCTCCAGATGTTTATAAGTCAAAGAAACATTAGAAATGAACTCTAACAGTttccctctgctctgtttccagctcagcctgcaggggTGCCAGAAATCCTGAAGAAGTCCCTCCACTGTTGTTCAGTGAGGGGTGGAGAGGAGGTTTTTATCATTGGCAAAAACTTTCTGAAAGATACCAAAGTAATATTTCAGGAGAATGtttcaggtaaaaaaacaaagtcttttAATTGCGATTGATTTTATATCATGCAGGTTCATGCATGTTTTATGTAAGTCAACCTGCTTCATCTTCTGTCGGTTCCAGATGAGACTTCGTGGaaagcagaggctgaaattGACATGGAGCTTTTTCACCAGGTACACATGTGAttgttctcatgtttttttggttgttgtacTGAATGATTAGTGCCAGTTACTAATGAGTTGAGTAGATACAAGTTGCCATTTGAGATTTGTATGGGGATTTCGATGTCATCATGTTAAATGGCTGCTGGTTCAAAGGTTTGAGTAGTCTCACTGTTCTGACCTAATTACACTCAGACTCAGGAGCTACACTGATTGTGTCCTAACAGTCCAGGTTAAATCTTTGTCCCTGTAACAACTGATGATTCAGCAGCTAATAGAAGAGGTGCTTGTGTTGAATTCTGTTGATGTCATTAAGTCATTTGTTAAGGGAACACTTCTGAGTTATCTTGTGAAACCCTGCAgattagaaagaaaataaaaaagcacattatttcctaaaaaaaaaaatagtccagAAATGTCTCTTCAAATAACTTAGCTTCATGTTTTTGCTGTATTATTTACTTTAAACCTTTTACTTAAAACCTCTGCAGTTACAAAATGTGTATTACATGTAAACATGGGGTGATGTTTGGCTAATAAAAATATAGCTTTACAGTGTCTCTTTTGTGCAAAAAGAATCCACGGTGTACACTAGAGtattgaatatttatttacttgtttccAACCAGCTCACCATTTGACTTGATTAGACACGTGTTATAGATCTGCACTAGCGTTCATTCCTTTTTGCTGACATTTCTTTAATTATTGCTCCCCAGAATCACTTGATAGTGAAGGTTCCTCCTTACCAGAGCCAATCCATCacctcctcagtgtgtgtggggATCTATGTGGTGACAAATGCTGGGAGATCCCATGATGTTCAACCTTTCACCTACACACCTGATACAGGTTAGTTCCACCAAATGTCAGTCAATCTACTAAATCACACAAAATTCCTCTTCAggtgtcttatttttttttttttacataagcTGATAGGACGACTAGTTTGTCAGAAATGTTGTAGATAGTTGATTATTTAGTTTTCTTTATTAACTTGCTGGCTTCCCAGCTAACCCAATCAAATTCTTAACCTGATAACACCACCCCCTGCTGTTCAGTGGATATAAAGCAAGTATTACAATTTGTAAACAACCTCTTTCATGGATTCAAAACCCAGAATCCATGGTTTTCCTTATTCAGCACTTTTTTCGGTTGCAAGGTATTTTATAGCTATCCTGTGATAAAATAATTTCAGATATGTGATTATTAAagcaatataaataaatcataatacATGTTACAGTCCTGTGCACCTCATTTAGCCTCTCCCcttataacattattattatgattgaTTGTGCATAGTTACATTTATTTCCAGCTTGTTGGGATCAGAGATAGAAATCTGTTGATGTTTTCCTTTCAGCTAAAAATGATATTCCTGTGAAGAAAGAGGCTCCCTCCCCTGTGAAGACTTGCCCGTTTGATGAACaaattaaaggtttttttctctttgctttttgttATTCTACACAACAATGTTTGTATTGCCTGCATGACCACATGTATGAATAACTCaacaaaaaggaaggaaataaTTCCTATAAGAACAACACAGAATCATTGGTTTTTGCTCCTACAGTTCTAGATGGTGCCTTGATGCCTTCATTGTTGCCGTTAGTGAAGAGGGAGGATGTCACTCCGATGGAGATCAGCAACCTCCAGTCATCAGGTGTATTTAAGGTAATCTAAAGATCTGACCTGATTAAATACCTTATTTGTTACCTTAACTGTGTGAAACTTTAAAGAAGAACTGAAATTGTTTGTTATTTCAAATGAATGATCAGTAAAATTAGTACacattaaaggggctatatgtaactttttacatgtataaatcgttttttatcacccattaataagcgaacggttaactgatgtgaaaaagtagatgttcactgtctatctgtgttgcctgtataaaaagtttccccgggtcgtattttccgcgaaagctccaggaagtgacattttatgcacgttctcaacgtcctcctcactctgctccACTTAGAGAGATCAAcagaacaaactcatcacacactcccgatatagccagaggccgccttccacacacttctatctgctctaggagctctcaaaggcggacaaactcatcacacactcctgctctcagccagtgcctgcagagactgtcgtttgtaggatggagaatgaatacagacacacagactttcacatgtgtatgaccacttacctcctctgtaaacattatgtcggtaaatatccagtgtttcgcggccgatgatgatgctcgtttgggtaagtacgagcacgtatgacgagcatgCGAGGGAGATCGAGCAACAGGTTACcagtgcagttcgcctaacggccatgcggtatcgctacaaactGCGAAAGAACGACGTGGAAAGCCATGGTTATGATTTACTAACCGGTTACACGTGTACACGTGTACATGTGCACACCCCTACTACAAacacagtatttttgaaagttacatagagcccctttaaaaaagaaaatatgtagcatctttttatttttcattttgtgtttatcagCAGACTAAAGATTTGTGTACAGCCCAGCAGAACCCCGACGGTACTGCAGGCCATCTAAATAAAAGCAGACCATTCTCCAACAGCCTATCTCAACCTGCAAGTGACTCTGAAAAAGGCCAGGCTACTGTTTTTACCAACACAGAGCCCTTAAGCACAATCCAGAAACAGGACATTGCAGCAACCAGTTCTTTTTCAGTCCCTGCTGACTCCTTGCTGCAGCAGAGCTCACAGCAGTTCCTCCTAGAGAGAGAGGGCCTCAGGCAGGAGAGGCCTGGCAGTGGCTCTGGAGTTGTGGGGAGGCTGTGTGGTGAACCAGcccctcagcagcagcagcagcagcagcagataccCCTGTTCCCCCCAGATGAAGTGGCCCAGCTGGAGGAGGCTGTGCGGCAACTTAAAGCCAAAGGGTTCTGCAATTTACCACTCCAATCTGACGACTCCTTGGccaaacagcagcaacagcacaTCCAGCACCAACAACAGATCCAAAAACAGCAAATTCAGCAACAACAGCTTCATCAGCAGcaccaacagcaacagcaacagcaacagcagcaggttTTGGAGAATATacagcagcagctgtttcagTCACAGATTCAGATGCAGTGTGGCATGTTTCAGGATGCTTCTCAAGGCAAGAACTCAGAGCAGCAGGGCTCATCACAAGTAGTGGTGCCGAACCAGGGGACACTTTTCCAACAGgcccaacagcagcagcagcagcagcaagcagctctcTTTCAGCAGGCGAGTGACCTGCTCGCAATTCAGAACAACTTCCTTCAGCAGACGCCCTCACACCCTTCACCACCCATGTTCCACAATCCCACTTCACTGGCTGAAACACAAGATCAACAGGGGGGGTTGTTTCAAAAAGCCTCCCAGGGGCAAGTCCAGGCCACTCTCTTCCAAAACACCATGACAGTCCTGCAGTCTCCAGACCAGCAGCCCTCAACTCCTGGACTTTTcctcacacagagcagcagtgctcagcaacagcagcaacaacagcaacagcagcagcagcagcagcagcagctggccTTCCTCACTGCCCTACAAACTCCTGCTCCTGAGCCACAGTCAGTATATCAGGCTCAGACTCAGCTCTCCCCCATCCAGCAGAGAGGCCCTATGGAACAGCAACAGCCTTCCCAGGCTCAGCCCCACACACAGCCAGCCCAGCAGGCCTCCCTGTTTCAGAACATCTCCCAACATCCTGCAAACACTCTCAGCTCAggccagcagcagcaacagcaagcTGGATTACTCTTCTGCAACAACCGTCTGTCCTCTCCAGATCAGACTTCCAGCCTCATGTTCAGCAGCCAGGGCCAGATGCCACCACTGACCAGCAGCAGTCTGGTTTCACAAGAGACCCAGAaccctcctctgctcttttcCCAAGCCAGCATGGTGACTGTCAACCAGCAGGATCGTTCTGAGCCAATGGCCTTAGGCAACCCCACAGATCCTCGACAGCAAGTCATGTTTCAGGAGCAGCAGCCGATGCAGTTGGGCAGCAGCTCAAATAGCCGGCAGGAGCAGCCAGTGGGCCTTTTTATGCCCCAGTCAAACATAGCCTCTCTGCAAGGGGGGCTGGCTGCTCAGGAGCTTGCACAGTCAGCTATGTTTGCCTCACAGAATGGCGTGGCAAACCTCCAGACAACAACCTCCTCCCCTGTGCAACAGCCAGGGACTCTGTTTCAGACGGCTGTCAGCGGAAACATCAATCAGCCCAGCCAGCCTCCACAACCAGGACTCTTCCTTTATGGGATTCAGAATGGTAAGGACTTgaaaacacaggcacacacccTCTAGATATATAACATAGACACCCTGTTAAGACAGCATTCAGTTCAACAAATATAGACTACATAAACTACAGATCAAGAAAAACTGTGTGaaagccaatgagagcctttgtCAACTTCCTCTGCAAATAGGAAATGTTTTCAATAGCCAGTGTATCTAAGCACATTGAGCATAGTGGTTTCCAAAGTAAATGGATATCATTGTGAAATAgtagtttattttcctcatTATCTTCCTCTATCAAAACCTATGAAGCCTCTCTGGCAACATGATAGAGATGGGCATGAATTCACTGCAATATTATTGACTTTTGTCTTCCAGTAGAGCCTTagtatggtaaatggactaaGAGTAGGTATAGTATTGTACATTTTTGGACATCTTAATACACTAGCCACTGTCAGAACGGATgatcaagaataaaaaaaaataggttacagcaaaatagaaataaaattcATATTACAATATTGTTTTTCATGCGTAAGCCATGTAGTGTGTTTTAGTTATCACTTTCATCAAGCTCACCACGTTTTAGTGTTCAATGCACTTGAAGTAAATATACTTCTATTTTTACAAACTGAGCTACAGATGAACATTTAGCTATCTATGACTTGTgacttacacatgtacacaagATAAACCCAGATTCAAGATAGCACTGTTGTAAATGTGAGGTTCTGAATGTCTTTTTCTCCCCCTTCCTCGCAGAGTGCGGCCAGCTGATGAACACTCCTGGAAACACCCTGTCAGATCAGATCATAGCTATCAGCCAGTCAGGTCAGAACCAAAGAGAGAGTGAAGCTCACATCCAGTCTCTGCTCAGCCAGTCCCTGTCTCAGTCTGGGTCTGTACAGAACAGCATGACTGCTTCACAGAACATGGAGAAGATTGACGACCTGCTGGTCAGCCTGCAGGAGTCCGGCAGCAACTTAACGCGCTCATACTAACCTTAATGCAGGTTCAAAGATATGTCTCGTATTGCTCTATCAATCCTTTCTGGTGTCATTGTTAAATGTAGACAGAATAGTCCAAATACTGTCTGTTCAGTGCAAGCAGTACAAGATTTAAAACTTGTCCTGCATTATGTGTTtatatgagaacaaaaaaaaatacaaacacaattaATTAGAAAAAGGAGCAAAAGTGTTAAACATTGTCACGAGCCGCTTGCCTTTCGGAGGCGGTCTCTTCCCCTAAAAGCCCATCAATGATGATTCTCCAGACTGAAATAAATTATGGCTTTTATCGGACTAACAAGCAGAAAATCCAGAATCGACAGAGATTACTCCTGGGATTTGGTTTTGGATTGCTCAGCCAAGAAAAGAGAGTTTCTCTTTTTGACTTCATGACTGACTGGCTCACCATTGTTGAAACATGCATTGTATGAGACAAACAGTAACATAAGGCCTTATTTATCAATCTAATATGTGAAGTTTTGTGTAAAACAGTAGATATATTGTCAGTAATGTTATGTGCATCACCTTTCAGATTGTTTGGTGTTTTATAAAGTGTTCTCCAAAGTGTTGAGTGGTGCCCATGAATGGTGTGCCCTTTACTACttttagtgtatttttttttcttgccttgAATGTTTAGTGTGACGTTTAGCAGGAACAAGTGGGAATGACTGGGAATGTTTGGTTGAAGATGGTTACTGTTGACAAGGTTTGGAATGGTACTCACCCAACAGTGCAGAAAGTGAACGAAGAAGGTTAGAGAGGTTGAATGAAGCATGGGGAAGTAGTAAGAAGAATTGcaagaataaatacattatttgatATGTTGCCACAACCAAGTGTGTATCATAAATGTAGGTGcttatgatttattttcatttttttgcagcGAGCTTGCACCTGAtattattacaaaaaaacactctctaGATGTGACAAACAGCCGACAAAATGACTctggctttcattttttttttttttttaaatgacaaagacagaaactgcTCAGTGGGTTCAGAATTTAAGAAATGtggctctttttttctctctctacaaAAGGCTTAATTAGGTTCACCATAGACCTGTTTAGCCCCGTGATAATTAATCAGCATAATTGTAGTTTAGCCAACAGCTGTGCCGTGAAGATGGTCGCCTCCTGCTGTGTAACATATCTTTCAATATAACAGCACATCTCCACCACTGTGTACAGATAGCACTTTATGATGTAGGTTAGCAAACATGTTTAGGCTAACGTTTAGTCTAATCATTCTATCCAAACTGTGTCAGTTTGCTTCTTTTTAGGATATGTTCTCCTTTAAGTGCATTACAAAGAGAAACTTGTTAAGAAAGCATTGTAGTAGATATATTAACAATGGTTAGCCTTTTCTTGACATAAATCATCAGTACATTATGATGCTGTTCTGTGTGGACACTTCACTCACTGAGGGTACAGCCCCACGAGAGGTGGTGTTTCTCCCGCCTCATTGTTTTCAGTGAAGAAGAGACActtctgtctgttgtttctCCAAAATATCTCTAT
This window contains:
- the nfat5b gene encoding nuclear factor of activated T-cells 5 isoform X2, which codes for MPSDFISLFSGDLDLNPPRAFYSKESAYDLLPGKLQLSSTRQSLKVMSQKSGGEAGPPPSAAVASDAMSSSMTMEGPRSAFPTSSSSIIHSSTSASDQNLAHCGNVDPDDIRSSRAGLEVVGAESGNGNGSSGGNCKGSSEITPSKRRTVLNISPPPQDLFDDSQMSCQGEASLDSEQSNSIWMDDSLSNFSIMSTVSYNDNTEVPRKSRKRTPRQRPGPKSVPTGEGSMDMFDADSAKAPHFVLSQLGPDTKTGQKGSSDDPQTTKQKGGTLLIQHPQKCEGKELKILVQPETQHRARYLTEGSRGSVKDRTQQSFPTVKLEGVNEPVVLQVFVGNDAGRVKPHGFYQACRVTGRNTTACKEVDIDGTTVIEVSLDPSTMMTLAVDCVGILKLRNADVEARIGVAGSKKKSTRARLVFRVNIPRPDGSVLTLQTPSSPILCTQPAGVPEILKKSLHCCSVRGGEEVFIIGKNFLKDTKVIFQENVSDETSWKAEAEIDMELFHQNHLIVKVPPYQSQSITSSVCVGIYVVTNAGRSHDVQPFTYTPDTAKNDIPVKKEAPSPVKTCPFDEQIKVLDGALMPSLLPLVKREDVTPMEISNLQSSGVFKTKDLCTAQQNPDGTAGHLNKSRPFSNSLSQPASDSEKGQATVFTNTEPLSTIQKQDIAATSSFSVPADSLLQQSSQQFLLEREGLRQERPGSGSGVVGRLCGEPAPQQQQQQQQIPLFPPDEVAQLEEAVRQLKAKGFCNLPLQSDDSLAKQQQQHIQHQQQIQKQQIQQQQLHQQHQQQQQQQQQQVLENIQQQLFQSQIQMQCGMFQDASQGKNSEQQGSSQVVVPNQGTLFQQAQQQQQQQQAALFQQASDLLAIQNNFLQQTPSHPSPPMFHNPTSLAETQDQQGGLFQKASQGQVQATLFQNTMTVLQSPDQQPSTPGLFLTQSSSAQQQQQQQQQQQQQQQQLAFLTALQTPAPEPQSVYQAQTQLSPIQQRGPMEQQQPSQAQPHTQPAQQASLFQNISQHPANTLSSGQQQQQQAGLLFCNNRLSSPDQTSSLMFSSQGQMPPLTSSSLVSQETQNPPLLFSQASMVTVNQQDRSEPMALGNPTDPRQQVMFQEQQPMQLGSSSNSRQEQPVGLFMPQSNIASLQGGLAAQELAQSAMFASQNGVANLQTTTSSPVQQPGTLFQTAVSGNINQPSQPPQPGLFLYGIQNECGQLMNTPGNTLSDQIIAISQSGQNQRESEAHIQSLLSQSLSQSGSVQNSMTASQNMEKIDDLLVSLQESGSNLTRSY